The genomic region CTACGATAGTGCCGGACAACCGTTGACGGCGTTAACTACCAGTGCCACTCGGACCCTGAAGATTCTCCATCCGACTCGGGGTCTTCGCGAAAATCCGCGGTGTCACCCTGCACAGGACCTTCCCCGCCACTAGCATCCGCTTCCCCAGCAAGCGCGGGCTCATCCTCGGCAGTCACAGCATCTTCCCCACCACAAACAGGTTCTTCCTCATTCGAATATGAGGCTTCGCTCGGCGCATCAAAGGCCGCCGCTAGCGCAGCATCCGCCTGCAACGCCTCGGCTGCATTCTTCCGAATCGCATCCAGCATGGCGTTAACCACACTCGGTGATTCCTCCGTCGACACCTCTTTAACGATCGTCACCGCTTCGTCAATCGCAGTGACATCCGGCACCTCATCATTCCACAAGATTTCCCACGCGCCCACGCGCAGGACCGCCCGGTCCACACTCGGTAGGCGGTCGAACGGACGCGAAGTAGAGTACTGCGCTAACAGATCCTCAATCGTCCCGAGGTGGTCAGCGACCCCCTCAACAATTTCAATCGCGTACTCGGGTAGTGGACTCTGCGCTGCGGTGAGGCGCTGGCGCTGCTGCAATAGGTCACGAATCGCACCGGGCGTGCCCAAGTCCCGCTGCTCGGCTTCAAATAGCGTGTCAACTGCGCGTTTGCGCGCCCGCGTGCGAGACGTGAACCGTGATTTAGTTTTCGAAGACATACTAGGCGTTTACACGTCCCGCGTACTCACCCGTGCGGGTGTCAACCTTGATGCGCGCACCCTCATCCAAGAACAAAGGCACCTGGATTTCGTACCCGGTTTCAAGTGTGGCCGGTTTCGTTCCCGCGTTGGAACGATCCCCCTGCAAGCCCGGTTCCGTGTATGAAATTGTCAGCTCCACCGTCGGGGGCAGTTCAATGTACAGCACGGAGCCTTCGTACATCGAAACGATTGCCGACTGGTTCTCTACCATGTAGTTCTTCAAATCACCCACCGTGTCGCCGGTCACGAGGATCTGATCGTAAGTAGCTGCGTCCATGAACACGTAGTCGTCACCGTCTTGGTACAGGTAGGTCATGTCGCGCCGGTCGACGGTTGCGGTTTCTACCTTCACGCCCGCATTGAACGTTTTATCGATCGTCTTTCCCGACAGCACGTTCTTAATCTTCGTGCGCACAAAAGCCGGGCCTTTACCGGGTTTAACGTGTTGGAACTCCACCACGGACCAGAGTTGGTTATCAATCTTCAACACCATGCCGTTTTTGAGGTCGTTTGTGGTTGCCACGCGTTTTCCCTTCCATTGAAATGAAAATTATTGTTGATTTTAGGATACCGCGCGCCCTGGTATTAGCGCGAATACTCGCTCGGATACGCGCGTTACGCTCAGCCCCGTGGTATCCATTTTGTGTGTCACCAGCGGTTCGTACGCAGTTTCGTACTTTTTCATTAAGTTCGCGAACATGCGTCGGGTGGGTCCCAATCCAGCTGCCCGCGGAGCATTCAAACCAGTGCGCCGAATTAGCTCCTCCAGCTGCGCTGTGAAACCTATGATCACTCCGCCGCGAGATTTAATTTCCTCTAACCGCGCCGCTACTTCCGAATTCAATGGTGCCTGAGGGGGCAGCGCAACCACGCTGGGCTCCGCCAGTGCCTGCAGTGACGCCTGCCTGATGAGCTGCTCGTACCGGGCTTCTCCCCGGTCAATGAGCACGTCGGACACCGCGGTTCCGGCGGCGTCACTGGCGCGCTTTTCAACCGACACGATGGATAGGTCCGGGTGGGTTCGCGCCAGTTCGCGTGCCACCTCCACCACTCCTGCACCCGCCACGCCCAGTAGGACCGCGCGGGGCTGATTCGACTTTGCCGTGTCACTCATCGATTACCTCCATGTTCTTCGCTGCGCGCACTAACACCGCCTTCTCAACAGGCACTACCGTTGGCTGCGCAGGCCCGGCCAACAGTACCATCCGAATGTGCTCCGACCGCACTTTCTTATCCCGCTGCATCAGTTCCAAAACCGCGTCAAAGTTCGTTGTTTTCCAACCCGTTGGTAGGCCCTGGTTGCGTAAGGATTCGCGCTGAACCTCAAGCCACTGCGCAGAACCCAACCCCATTTCTTGGGCCACGTGGGCCGCGTAAACGCAACCAATGGACACGGCTTCCCCGTGGGCGATCGTAAAGTGCTCTAGTACTTCAATCGCGTGCGCCAGGGTGTGTCCATAGTTCAAAATCTCGCGCTCCCCCGCTTCCTTTGGGTCCGCGCCAACTACCCGGGCTTTTACCGAAACAGATTTGGCAATCAACGATTCCAAATGGGAATGCTTCGGGCTAATAATCTCCGCTGCATCATCCAAAATAGACGGATCGGAAATAAAGCCGCATTTAAGCACTTCCCCCATGCCTTCAACCCAATAGCGCCGCGGCAGGGTAGTCAGCAAATCCGTGTCCGCCACCACGCCAATCGGGCTGTGGAACGCGCCCGCCAGGTTCTTGCCCCGACTGGTGTTAACGCCCGTCTTACCCCCTACCGCAGCATCCACCATGGCCAGCAGCGAAGTGGGCACGTGCAGGACATCGATACCGCGCAGCCACGTGGCAGCCACGAAACCTGCCAGGTCGGTAACGGCGCCGCCGCCGACCGATACGATCAAGTCCTCCCGACCTAACTGCACGTCCGCCGCTCGGTCCCAGGCTTGTGCAAGTACCGCCGTGGTTTTCGCGGCCTCCCCGTCCGGTACCTCCAGGTAGTGCACGCGCATGCTCGGCTCCAGGTGCTCCCCAACTCGCTGCGCGTACGCCCGCGTGGACTTTGTGTGCATCACCAGGGCGCGGCCGCCGCGCGCGTAATCAGACACGCAGCTCAAGGTACCGCTCCCCACTGACACGGAGTAGTCGCGTTCGCCGCGAACCCTTATCTGCTTCATGCTCCCAGCCCTTCTGCAACCAGCTCGGCCCTCTGCGCTAGTGTGCTCCACCAGTATTATCCCGCGGTTCAAAGTCTGCCTCCGCCACCAGCCGCGCAAACAGCCTTTGGGCATGCACGTGCGCTGGCCGATCGTCCACCTTGAGGTGCAGATTCGCGCACTGCCGGTACCACTGGGTGCGCCGGCGTGCGATCGAGCGCAAGCTTTGTTCCGCCCCATCGCTCAGCAGTGGCCGGTGGGCAGTGCCGTCAATGCGGCGCAGCGCCTCGGGTACCTCAACGTCTAAAAACACTACTGCATTGCCCCGCCCAGCGGCTTCCATCAAGTCGCGGCGGTTACAGGGCGTCTCTACCACGCCCCCTCCGGTCGCGATCACGCAGTCGCCGCGGCTCAACCATTCGCGCAAGCAGTTCGCTTCAACTTCGCGGAAACAGTCTTCACCTCGCGCAAAAATCTGCGCAATCGACGTTCCAGCGCGCCGCTGAACTTCCTCATCCAAATCTACAAACTCCCAGCGCAGCAACGCCGACAATGCCTTGCCCACACTGGACTTACCGCTGCCCGGCAGGCCAATCAGAATAATACTCACGGCTGCAGGCGCGCCCTTGTTTCGCGCACGTATGAATCCATCGCCATGCGGATACGGTCCACGGTGGTGCCGCCAAACATTTGCGTTACCGCATTGGCCAATACCAGCGCCACCATCGCCTCCGCGATCACCGCAGCCGGTACCACCGCGCACGTATCCGACCGCTGATGCAGCGCCTTCGTAGCTGTGCGGTTTTCTAAATCAATGGTGTGCAACGCGTGGGGAACGGTAGAGATCGGTTTGAACCCAACACGCGCCACTAGTGGCTCACCGTTGCTCATTCCCCCTTCTAAACCACCGGCGTGGTTCGTCGGGCGGTAAGCACGCTCGTCAACCAAGATTTCGTCGTGCGCGCGCGACCCCCGGGTCTGCGTTTGCGTTAGGCCATCGCCGATCTCCACGGACTTCGCTGCTTGGATCGACATGAGTGCTTGCGCCAGCTGCCCGTCCAACCGCTGATCCCACTGCGTGTAAGTGCCCAGCCCCGCGGGCACGTTGAACGCCACCACTTCAACTACCCCGCCGACCGTGTCACCACTGCGTTTCGCCCCATCAATTTCCGCTCTGAACCGCGCCGCCGTTGCCGCGTCAACACACCGCACATCACTGGCCTCAACTGCCTTCGCGTCCCTCAGCGTTAGCGTCCGTGCAGACGCGGATTCCTGGCCGACCTGCACCACGTGGCCCAGAACCTCAATCCCGGCCACCTGACGGAGAAACTGGCGCGCTACCTCACCCAGCGCAACCCGCATCGCGGTTTCGCGCGCGCTTGAGCGCTCCAGCACATTGCGAGCGTCCTCATGCGCATATTTCAACATGCCAGGCAGGTCCGCGTGGCCGGGACGGGGCTGCGTAAGCCGCTTATTGCGCGCCACTTCGCGCTCATCACCCGTCCCTGCGTCAATCATGAGGTCCTTGGGATCCACCGGGTCCGAGGACATGACGGTGCGCCACTTCGGCCATTCCGAGTTCGCCACTTCGATTGCAATCGGTGAGCCCAAGGTGCGGCCGTGACGCACCCCAGAGAGCAAACGCACCCGGTCTTGTTCGAACTTCTGCCGCGCTCCTCGCCCGTAACCGATGCGTCGGCGCGCCAACGCACCCTCGATATCCGCACTAGTGATTGCTAGACCCGCGGGCACGGGGTCAATAATCCCCACCAGAGCTTCACCATGCGATTCCCCGGCTGTTATCCAACGCATCATGCCCCCAGTGTTTCACATCGCGATTACGCGAGCCCAAACACTCCGGATTGCGCCAACACGTCCGCGCCGGTCCACGCGGATCTACGCGCCCGGGTCCACGCAAACTCAGGCACTTCGGTACCACGCGAGCTCGCGCGCCTCAGGGGCATTAGAATGACGCGATCGTTCCAGACCCCATCAGCCAGATCAACGCGGCCCCTGAAATCATCGCCGGCCCGAACGCCACCGTGTCTGTTAACCGGGCTTTACGAGCCACGAGCAGCACGCACGCGTATACACCGCCGATCACGAAACCGGTGACCAGACCTCCGAACGCGGTACCTGCCGAGTACAATCCAAGCCAAGCACCGAGCAGTGGGGCCAGTTTAATATCGCCGCGCCCAACGCTGCCGCCTAGGGATCGCACTACGAACAGGGGAAGGAACCACACGAGCGCGCCCACAGCGACGTTGAACAGCAGTTCCGCTAAATGCACTTCTTGCCACGCGTGGACCACGCCGATCACCGCGCCAACAGCAAGCAGGCCCGCACCGATTACCGTCAATGCATTCGGTAGTTTCTTCACCGTCCCATCCACCAGCAGGTGCATCGCGAGTACACCGCTGAGCGGCAGAGTCACCGTCAAAAACGGGTCAGTGAAGCCAGCGAATAAAACCGCGGCTTCCACCAGCGCCGTCAAGTACACCAAATGTGACGCCGCCGGAGTCGGTAATCCGTGGGGTTCAAAATAACGCGCCAGCAGCCTCGGCCCGCGCATCCCAGCCCAAATAACTACAGCCAAGCCCAACGCGCACGCACACGCGTACCAAATGATTTGCGCGCTCAACTGTTCCTCCCCACATGATCTATCGCGGCGTCCATCGCCTGCCGCATTGCGCTAATATCCGGTGACTTCCCAGTCATAAGCTCAACTTGCTGAACCGCCTGATGCAGCAGCATCTCGTGGCCCGACACCGCCCGAGCGCCCCGCGCGTGAGCCTGCGTAGCCAATGCAGTCGGCCAATCCTCATACACCACATCCAACACGGTCGCGCCCGGTTGGAACGGAGCATCCGCCCACTCGTTAGCCACCGACCTCGGCACCGTCGAAATCACCACATCCGCGCGAGCCATAACCTCAAGGGCTTGACGGCGATTACGCCACGGCACGTGCCCAGTCGACACTCCCATCCGGTTTTCCGCCAAAGTAATCGAACCGAGACCACCGAAACTGCGTGCAATCGTCCAGATTTCCCGTGCTCCCAGCTGCCCTAACGCGGCGAGCGCGGAAGACGCGGTGGCCCGGCCACCCACAATAACCGCGGTTTCGTAGTGGCCCTGCTCGTGCTGAACTGCCTGCACGATCCCGTGCACATCCGTGTTGAACCCCGCTAGCACTCCGGCGGATGGCACCACGGTATTCACCGCTCCTACTGCTTCCGCAAGCGGCTCAACCGCATCCAAAACCCCAATGATCGCCTGTTTAAGCGGCATCGTGACAGCGCACCCCAGAAAACTCTTGGGCCGCGACTGCACCCACTGCGGCAACAGTTCAGCAGTGACGTCAACGGCTTCGAACTCGTGGTCTAACCCCAAGCTCGCGTAAGCTGCGCGGTGCAAAACCGGTGACAAACTGTGCGCCACCGGATGTCCAATCACATACCCACGCATCTAGTTCTTACCCTCATCGGCACTTAGCACTTACCTTTATTTGCCGAGCACCAGTCTTGCAGCTTCTTCTGTGCCTGCTCATGCTCTTCCCTGGTGTTCGTGAAAATCGTTTCCCCTGAATCCAGATTAACGGTCACGAAATACAACCACTTTCCCTTCGCGGGTTCCAGCGTTGCTTCAATCGCATCCTCGCTGGGCGCCGCAATTGGCCCGGGGGAAGCCCTTTGTGTTTGTACGTGTTGTATGGGGAATCGACCTTCAGGTCGTCGAGCGAAGGCACCCCACTTTGCCGGCCCAACGCGTAGTTGACCGTGGAGTCCATTTGCAACAGACCCGCAGTCTGCCCCCCGGTATCTGCCAACCGGTTGTCGATTACGCGCGCCACTTGCGGCAAGTATTTCTTAATATTTACTTCCCGCTCCAGAATGGAAGCCTTAATTAACAGTTCTTCCTGTTTGTCTTCGGGCACGTTGTAGTTACTGAGGGTCTCTTTCGTTTTATCCACCATCTGTTTGAGCACGGACTGCACCGAGTCGTCCTGATGGACCTCGTAGGAACCCGGGCTGAGCCAGCCTTCCGAGTTTCCGTTCGCAACTTTCGGTAGCCCCAGTGCCTGCGCGTCCCTCATCGCGTCTTTAACTGTTTTCTCGTCGAAATTCGCAAACGACGCGAGCCGCTGCGCGATCAAGTCGTTACTCATCCCGGGGGATACTGTGACAGCGTTCGAGCTGCGTTTCGTATCGTCAAGTAGTGCCGCGACCGCGTCCACCGCGCGCATCTGCTTCTTCATCTGGTAGGTTCCCGGTTTCACCGTGGCGGCCGCTGCGTTATCGTTCCAGGCTTTCAAGAACGCATCCTGGGTCTTCACAATATTCTTTTCCACCATGTTCGCGCCAATAATGGTGCCCGAATCCCCCGGGTTTACTACAAACTGCACTTCCCCAGTTCCAGGCCCCGCATAATCAGTAGACTCTTGAGGGGTTTTACCGCCCCACACGGCATTGAGCGCAAAGTACAAGCACACCGCCAAAATCGCTACCACAACCCCAATGATGAGGCCCGTGCGGATCTTCCGGTTGCGCCGGCGTTTGCGCACGCGCGCCCGTTCGGCTTCCAATCGCCTGGACCGCAAGCCAGTTGTGGTGGTTAGATGTTCCCCGTTGCGAGCAAAACGCGGGTCCGTGCTTCGCGCACCCGGTGGGGTTTGCTGCGAGGCACGCGCCCGAGCCCGCTCCCGCCGGGTTGGGAACGGGGAGCGTGACGGTTCCGCGTTCCGTGATCTGTTGGGACCACGGTTTTGCCTCGCGTTGTTGTTTGCGCTCTCGTTCACGGTACTTTAACTCCCTGCGGGTCGGCCGCGGCTGATGGTCTCCCCCGGCTCTTTACCCGTTCTGCGTTCAATTTCAATAGCCTGTTCCAAAATTACGGTGGCTGCAACTTGGTCTACTTTATCTTTGCGTCGGCGATTATCAATTCCAACGGCTGCCAGCTGCTCGTGCGCCGTGGAAGTCGTTAACCTTTCGTCCACCATACACACTCTTAGCTGCGGACAGGCTGAGCCCAGTTTATGCGCAAACTTGCGGGCAGACTTCGCGGACGCGCCGCTGGCGCCACTGAGGTGTTTAGGTAGCCCCACCACGATTTCAATGGCCGCCAGTTGCTCCGCCAGGTCCGCGATCTGGTCGATGTCTTCGCCCCATTTACTGCGGGCCACGGTTTCGTGTGGGAGGGCAAACCGACCCTGTGGATCGGTTACGGCTACGCCAATGCGCGCCGCGCCGTAGTCAACGCCGATGCGCACCCCTGGTCGCATTGAGTGTGCGGTCACGACTGTTCGAGAGCCCGTTGGGTCGCGGCTACGGCGGCGTCGATGTTGTCTTTGCGTTGCCCACCGCCTTGAGCGATGTCGTCGCGGCCACCGCCACCACCACCGAGTTCTTTGGTGGCGATGCGCACGAGCGCGCCCGCTTTAGCGCCGGCATCCCGAGCCGCCTGGTTGGTAGCCACCACCGCCTGGGGTTTGTCGTTCACCACGCCAATCCCAACGATTACGGCCGGTTCACTCTCTCCCATCCGCTCGCGCATGTCCAGCACCAGGTGGCGCAGCGCATCCGCGGAGGGAACTTCCCCAAGGTTCTTCACAACCGTGGTGTAGCCGCCCAGGCGGCGCGCGGTCTTAATCAGCTCTGGGGCGCGGGCCAGCAGCTGCGCTTCGCCAAGCTTCGCCAGCTCTTTTTGCGCATCCTTGAGCCGCTTGAGAGTTTGTTCCAAACGAGTGGGCAGTTCCTCTGGTTTGCCCCCCATCAGCGCGGATAAGCGAGATACGAGTGCGTGTTCTTTCGCTTGGAAGTCGTACGCACCATCCCCAACGAGCGCGTCAATCCGCCGCACGCCCGACCCGATAGACGATTCCCCCAGCACCGCGATGCGGCCAATATGGCCCGTGGTGGGCACGTGCGTGCCGGCGCACAGTTCGAGGGACCACCCGTCCCCAATGTTCACCACGCGCACTTCCCGCCCGTATTTTTCGCCAAACAACGCCATCGCCCCCAGGGCTTTTGCGTCGTCAATATCCATGATGGAATCCGAGATCGTGAGGTTGTCAGCCAGCCGATCGTTCACGCGCGACTCGATTGCCTCCATCTGATCTGCCGGCACCGCTGCAGGGTTACGGAAGTCGAACCGTAATCTGGAGGGCGCGTTTTCGGACCCAGCTTGCGTCGCTCCCTCTCCGACGTATTCGTGAAGGGCCTTGTGGATCATGTGGGTTGCGGTGTGTGCCCGCGCGATTGCGAGGCGGCGATGTTGATCTATCTGTGCCACGCACTTGTCATCTAGGGCGAGCACTCCCTCGATTAGGCGGCCGCGATGCACGCTCAGGCCTTTGACGGGTGCTTGCACGTCATCGACCTCAAAAATGCCCCCGCCCGCGGTGCGGATTATGCCATGGTCGGCTAGTTGCCCACCCATTTCCGCGTAGAACGGGGTTTTATCCAAAATAACTTCGACGCTCCCCGGTTCGGTCACAACCGGTGCGGGCACACCATCTTTGACGAGCCCCACGATGCGCGACTCAGTCTTCCAATCGGTGTACCCCAGGAACTGGGATCCACCCCCGAGCTTGGCCTGGAAGTCATGGTAGATACGCGAATCTACGTGCCCCGATTTCTTCGCCAGCGCATCGGCCCGCGCCCGCTGTTTCTGCTGTGCCATGAGGGCGCGGAAGCGCTCCTCATCCACTCCCACGCCCTGTTCACGCGCCATTTCCAACGTGAGGTCAATCGGGAACCCGTACGTGTCGTGTAACGTAAAGGCTTCGTCTCCGCTGAGTAAACCACTGCCGGATTTCTTAGCGGATTTCACGGCCGTATCCAATATTGTGGTGCCCGCTGTTAGCGTGCGGCGGAACGCTTCTTCTTCCCCGTATGCCACGTCTGCGATGCGGTCCCAGTTGGTTTCAAGTTCCGGGTACGTTGCTTTCATCGCGTCTCGCGAAATCGGCATGAGGGTGGGGAGCGTTGCGGTATCCACCCCAAGCAGCCGCATGGAACGAACAGCGCGGCGAATCAACCGGCGCAGCACGTAGCCGCGGCCATCGTTACCAGGGATTACACCATCATTAATCAGCATCATCGCGGAACGAACATGGTCACCCACAATTCGCATACGCACGTCATCTTCCGGGTCTCCACCACCTTCGTAAACGCGGCCAGAAAGCTTCTCTGCTGCCGTGATCACCGGGCGCACCTGGTCGATTTCAAACATGTTCGCCTTGTCTTGCAAAACGAAGGCTAAGCGTTCTAGGCCCGCGCCCGTATCAATCGCTTTCTCATCGAGCTCACCGAGCAGCGGGTAGTCCTTCCCCGTTCCCTCGCCTCGCAAGAACTGATCGAACACTAGGTTCCACAGTTCCAAGTAGCGGTCGCCACCCGGATCCACGGTGCCACCCACGGCCTCAGGGCCATAAGCGGGGCCGCGATCGTAATGCCACTCCGCACACGGGCCCGCCGGACCGGGCTGGCCAGTGTCCCAAAAAATGTCTTCTCGCGGCAGGCGAACAATATGCTTCGGGTCCATCCCAATCTTGTTGGTGAGCAGGTCGTAAGATTCCTTATCCTCATCCCAGATTGTCACCCACATGCGGTCGCCGTCCAAACCGTAATTGCCGTCATCGACGGACCCGGTCAGCAGCTCCCACGCGAAATCTATCGCGCCTTCTTTGAAGTAGTCTCCGAACGAGAAGTTACCGTTCATCTGAAAGAACGTGCCATGACGCGTGGTGCGCCCGACGTTGTCGATGTCGTTGGTGCGCACGCATTTTTGCACCGAAGCTGCGCGCGGCCACGGGGCTTTTTCCGTGCCCACAATGTAGGGGATAAACGGGACCATCCCCGCGATCGTGAACAGTACAGATGGATCCGGGGACACCAGCGGGACGGATGGAACGATCTCGTGACCGTGGCGGCGGAAGTAATCGTTCCACCGCTTAGCAATTTCAGCGGTACGCATCAAAGCCTCTTCTTCACAGGATTAACTACTGGCAACAGTTTACCCGCCGCAGCGCCCGGGAATAAACACGACCTGACTGCGGCTCATCTATGCGAGCGCGCCCCGTGGAACCATCCAGTTCCCCGGGGCGCACCGGCGTTAAAGCTTAGCGTGAGTAGTACTCAACGACCAGCTGGTCTTCACAGATCACGGGTACTTCCACGCGCTCTGGTTTACGAACCAGTTTGGCGCGCAGCTTCTCCAAGTCCACCTCCAGGTACGGGGGGACTGCGGGCAGCACATCACGGTGCACACCCGATGCGGCGATCTCAAACGGCACCGTCGTCTGCGACTTCGGCTTCACCTGAATCGTCTGGCCCGGCTTCACACGGAACGAGGGGCGATCCACAATCTTGCCGTCCACTAGGATGTGGCGGTGCACAACCACTTGGCGTGCCTGCGCGATCGTGCGGGCAAAACCGGAACGCAAAACGAGCGCGTCCAGGCGGGTTTCGAGGTGCTCAATCAGGTTGGAGCCCGTGCGTCCCTCTTGCCGCTTCGCTTCGTCGAAAGCCCGACGCATCTGCGCCTCGCGGATACCGTACTGGGCGCGCAGACGCTGCTTTTCCTTCAGACGCACCGCGTAGTCGGACTCTTGCCGGCGGCGGGCGCGGCCGTGCTCACCCGGACCGTATGGGCGGCGCTCAAAGTAACGCGCTGCTTTCGGGGTGAGTGGAATCCCGAGGGCGCGTGAGAGACGCACCTGACGGCGAGAACGATTTGCCATAAAAATACCTGCTTCTTTCCGTTACGAATCGTCACTGATACTTTTGCATCAGTTACGGGGCCACCTCCGTAGGGGTTTCCTACTTGGGCTAAGACCCCAGGGTTGCCTTAGGCGAGCAACTTGAACATCTTAACGCATCTTGAGGCGGTTTTTCACCTTCGCTAACCGCTTGGTGATGCGTTCCTCATATCCGTTCTGGGTTGGGTGGTAATACTCCGTGCCTTCGAGTTCGTCGGGTAGGTATTGTTGCGCAGCGATCGCGTTGGGTTCGTCGTGTGCGTAAATGTAACCTTCCCCATGTTTGAGGCGCTTGGCACCACTGTAGTGCGCATCCCGCAGGTGTGGGGGAACCACCCCGGTGCGACCGTGGCGAATGTCGCCTATCGCCCGGTCTATCGCCCGGTATGCGGCATTGGATTTGGGGGCGCAAGCCACGGCAATCACCGCTTGCGAAAGGATTATCCGCGCCTCCGGCATCCCCACCATCGCCACCGCCTGCGCCGCCGCAACCGCGGTTTGCAGGGCGCTTGGGTCTGCCATCCCCACGTCTTCACTGGCGCAGATCATGATGCGCCGGGCGATGAACCGCGGGTCCTCCCCCGCTTCGCACATGCGCGCCAGGTAGTGCACGGCCGCATCCACGTCAGAGCCGCGCATGGACTTAATGAATGCGGATGCAACGTCGTAGTGCTGGTCTTGGTCGTAGCGCACCATTGCCGTGGAGGCGGCGTCGGACACGATTTCGGGCGTGATCGCGTTTAGCCCACC from Gleimia hominis harbors:
- the rpsD gene encoding 30S ribosomal protein S4, coding for MANRSRRQVRLSRALGIPLTPKAARYFERRPYGPGEHGRARRRQESDYAVRLKEKQRLRAQYGIREAQMRRAFDEAKRQEGRTGSNLIEHLETRLDALVLRSGFARTIAQARQVVVHRHILVDGKIVDRPSFRVKPGQTIQVKPKSQTTVPFEIAASGVHRDVLPAVPPYLEVDLEKLRAKLVRKPERVEVPVICEDQLVVEYYSR